A part of Crassostrea angulata isolate pt1a10 chromosome 5, ASM2561291v2, whole genome shotgun sequence genomic DNA contains:
- the LOC128186207 gene encoding death-associated inhibitor of apoptosis 2-like isoform X1, which produces MDQPNQETESELLVHLLTSLCLSNGNIRLNHENLNSAPVFGAYQNYEPELIGISSVHCRYSPGIPVSAFISPSRPPTSSGIFNIPNSAHQEETRRVDAFMQLPMVRNVLSTGVDRNLVRYAIEGMLRETGTMFRDGEALMNAVLNFEQSREVVNTPSFVREPHRNASPSYSQNAESRRSRSQNPDLETENSRLRQCNVCLEADACIHFRPCGHLCCCEACANRVTTCPLCRANIHEKLKTYFC; this is translated from the exons GTAACATTCGCCTTAATCATGAAAACCTTAATTCTGCACCAGTGTTTGGAGCATACCAGAATTATGAGCCTGAGTTGATAGGAATATCATCTGTACATTGCCGTTATTCTCCTGGCATCCCTGTAAGCGCCTTCATATCACCATCACGACCACCCACAAGCAGCGGTATCTTCAATATTCCCAATTCTG CTCACCAGGAGGAAACCCGTCGTGTTGACGCTTTTATGCAGTTACCTATGGTCCGAAACGTCTTGAGTACAGGTGTTGATCGAAACCTAGTGAGATACGCTATAGAGGGAATGCTTAGAGAAACAG gtaccATGTTCCGTGATGGTGAAGCCCTGATGAATGCAGTCCTGAATTTTGAGCAAAGTCGTGAAGTGGTAAATACACCATCTTTCGTCAGGGAACCCCATCGAAACGCCTCACCATCATATTCCCAAAATGCTGAGAGTCGACGATCAAGATCTCAAAATCCAG ATCTGGAAACGGAGAATAGTAGGTTGAGGCAGTGCAACGTATGTCTGGAGGCTGATGCTTGTATCCATTTCAGGCCCTGTGGACACCTTTGTTGCTGTGAAGCATGTGCCAATCGTGTAACTACGTGTCCCTTGTGTAGAGCAAACATTCATGAGaagttaaaaacttatttttgctAA
- the LOC128186216 gene encoding protein draper-like translates to MLLPLGDTSYKIIVSLSLLAVSGAFVNIALNKPAYQSRVWHDEDAQNAVDGRKSNQTWKAGECSKTYGDQNATWWANLTSIHIIHHIVVYYMKYYRHWGSVGSSVYVSNTTNISDGFMCFNDSNYSVFTVPAIVNISCSTKAQYVIYYNEIRPGVKYPEYKSTYAKNMLCEVEVYGCPNTGLYYGADCCSNVNCRYCYMETGTCLDCKPGYKGDMCELECTNGKYGEHCQIDCGHCRYVSQCNHVNGTCVNGCKSGYKQPTCTQKCEIGSYGVDCSETCGHCLDVRQCSNSNGICRNGCDAGYQGAICKIQCTSGKYGKDCQLDCGHCKNMMQCHHVDGTCVTGCEPGFIGDTCKTVCDKGWYGDQCREQCGHCRDTNQCLHTNGTCITGCMTGYYGDLCKTQCTYMKYGDGCQTDCGHCKDMVQCNHVDGACLNGCEPGYTQDNCTQHCEIGTYGVDCNVTCGHCRDLTKCSYTNGTCFTGCIAGYQGALCKTVDELSRRTLLFFIFSLCSILGLTWICWIISTICNKRQRCGQQKILQSEQKLQAEGEQLARIYDDTKCKSPLENQMYFNVPEDNTDNTYVEMKHIYQN, encoded by the exons ATGCTGTTACCGCTCGGTGACACTTCTTATAAAATCATCGTTAGCCTAAGTCTCCTGGCCGTATCCGGTGCATTTG TCAATATTGCACTGAATAAACCGGCATATCAGAGTAGAGTATGGCATGACGAAGACGCTCAAAATGCCGTAGACGGTCGTAAATCAAACCAAACATGGAAAGCTGGAGAGTGTTCTAAAACGTATGGGGATCAGAACGCCACCTGGTGGGCGAACCTGACCAGCATCCACATAATCCATCACATAGTGGTCTACTACATGAAGTACTATAGACATTGGG gCAGTGTTGGATCATCTGTTTATGTATCCAATACAACCAATATATCAGATGGATTTATGTGCTTCAACGACAGTAACTATTCAGTTTTCACCGTACCTGCTATTGTTAACATTTCATGCTCGACAAAAGCACAATATGTAATATACTACAACGAGATACGACCAGGTGTTAAGTATCCTGAGTATAAATCTACATATGCGAAAAACATGCTTTGTGAAGTAGAAGTCTATG gaTGTCCTAACACTGGGTTGTACTACGGAGCAGACTGTTGCTCAAATGTCAATTGTCGCTACTGTTACATGGAAACGGGCACCTGTTTGGACTGTAAACCTGGGTACAAAGGCGACATGTGTGAATTAG AATGCACAAATGGGAAATATGGAGAACATTGCCAGATTGATTGTGGACATTGCAGATATGTATCCCAGTGCAATCACGTTAACGGGACATGTGTAAATGGATGTAAGTCGGGGTATAAACAACCAACGTGTACACAAA AGTGTGAAATCGGGTCATATGGAGTGGATTGCAGTGAAACCTGTGGACACTGTCTAGATGTCCGCCAGTGTTCCAATAGCAATGGGATATGTCGAAATGGGTGTGATGCTGGGTATCAAGGTGCAATCTGCAAAATAC AATGCACTTCAGGAAAGTATGGAAAGGACTGTCAGCTTGATTGCGGGCACTGCAAAAACATGATGCAGTGCCACCACGTGGATGGAACGTGTGTAACCGGATGTGAACCAGGTTTCATAGGAGATACGTGCAAAACAG tctgcGACAAAGGATGGTATGGTGATCAATGCAGGGAACAATGTGGTCATTGTCGTGATACAAACCAATGTCTGCATACAAACGGAACATGCATAACGGGGTGTATGACTGGGTATTACGGGGATTTATGTAAAACGC AATGTACATACATGAAGTACGGTGATGGTTGTCAGACTGATTGTGGACATTGTAAAGATATGGTGCAGTGTAACCACGTGGATGGGGCGTGTCTAAACGGATGTGAACCCGGATATACACAAGACAATTGTACACAAC ATTGTGAGATTGGAACGTATGGAGTTGACTGTAATGTGACCTGTGGACACTGTCGTGACCTTACCAAGTGTTCTTACACCAATGGAACATGCTTCACTGGATGTATTGCTGGTTATCAGGGTGCTTTATGCAAAACAG TTGACGAACTGTCTAGAAGAACCCTTCTCTTCTTTATCTTCTCGTTATGTTCGATTTTGGGACTGACATGGATTTGTTGGATAATCTCCACAATTTGTAATAAAAGACAAAGGTGTGGACAACAAAAGATCTTACAATCCGAACAGAAACTCCAAGCTGAAGGTGAACAATTGGCGCGGATATATGACGACACAAAGTGTAAGAGTCCGTTGGAGAATCAGATGTATTTCAATGTTCCTGAAGACAACACCGACAACACGTATGTTGAAATGaaacatatttatcaaaattag